Proteins from a single region of Takifugu rubripes chromosome 4, fTakRub1.2, whole genome shotgun sequence:
- the sorbs1 gene encoding sorbin and SH3 domain-containing protein 1 isoform X8 codes for MRSSKLGCKTLEAPDVPVVCRQTPRCALYQASPEEGSIRPSASLVPSGPRAVGAVRITPVGAMKGSPDLIPAADLDPSRVSKGRGVVTLRATLVHIDDEGHITEKPNTFTTPRDWTSRINGDSSKPGLAEGQRDITTELPPVNSLQYQVYSPEPINQFPTPSSADPQICITSGSSSVYPCTSTVNPTIVLLQHNRAEQNKHLSHSRDPTPERDKSPDPGRDSVSPGPDMDWTRTRLPLHSPPLNRPVAPVRNTEKSKDWYKTMFKQIHKIPESIEENPYRPSYIFPENYDVQVKSKDDGPSPFGYLKDVKTVPRSKSNIEVDSKGCSMPVPARSSSLKPSTKRNEWEPPDKKVDTRKYRAEPKSIFEYEPGKSSVLKLERTDVSPEDVDLENEPWYKFFSEMEFDKASAPSFTPLETASDLQKYSSSKSGHSEVEKDGGSPQSEPAAPENERHVYKSVLEGGDIPFQGLRALNKRHGSTSSSKDSSPVHGDSPDEVLRRRHGDKEKILEEQRRLKREQEEADTASRRHTGIVPTHHQFITNERFGDLLNITDNTEKRKSGVEQRSPAMARFDFRAESVKELPFQKGDIVYIIRQVDQNWYEGEHHGRVGIFPQSYVELLPVTEKAQPKKSVPVQVLEYGEAVARFNFSGDTVVEMSFRKGERITLIRRVDENWYEGKISGTNRQGIFPVTYVEVLRRPRVKNGVEYMDPPASPSPQRSLNASPQFLRNEVDHHGRSSRSPVMLFDIQENNNVNSFAQPQSHSSSPEPSRLHCGIFQAMYSYVPQNEDELELKEGDLVSVMEKCDDGWFVGTSKRTKQFGTFPGNYVKEVKL; via the exons ATGAGATCCTCAAAGCTCGGCTGCAAAACTCTGGAGGCTCCAGACGTTCCAGTTGTCTGCAGACAGACGCCTCGCTGCGCACTTTATCAA GCCTCTCCAGAAGAGGGCAGCATAAGGCCGAGCGCTTCTCTCG TCCCGTCAGGCCCTCGAGCAGTTGGCGCCGTGAGGATCACACCTGTGGGCGCCATGAAAGGCTCTCCGGACCTCATTCCTGCAGCAG ATTTAGACCCCAGCAGAGTGAGCAAAGGGAGGGGTGTCGTCACTCTGAGGGCCACCCTCGTCCACATCGACGATGAAGGTCACATCACCGAAAAGCCAAACACCTTCACGACACCAA GGGACTGGACAAGCCGGATTAATGGTGACAGCTCCAAACCGGGGCTGGCGGAGGGGCAGAGGGACATAACAACTGAGCTGCCTCCTGTAAACAGCCTTCAGTACCAG GTGTATTCACCAGAACCCATCAACCAATTCCCGACCCCATCATCCGCCGACCCTCAGATCTGCATCACATCGGGTTCCAGCTCTGTTTATCCCTGCACCAGCACCGTTAACCCCACCatcgtgctgctgcagcacaacagAG cagagcagaacaAGCACCTTTCTCATTCCAGAG ATCCGACCCCAGAAAGGGACAAAAGTCCTGATCCCGGTAGAGACTCGGTCAGTCCGGGGCCTGACATGGACTGGACCAGAACGCGGCTGCCGCtgcactctcctcctctcaacaGACCCGTGGCGCCCGTACGG AACACTGAAAAATCCAAGGACTGGTACAAGACAATGTTCAAACAGATACACAAGATACCTG AGTCCATTGAGGAAAACCCTTATCGCCCCTCCTACATTTTCCCTGAGAACTATGACGTTCAGGTGAAATCAAAAG ACGATGGTCCCAGTCCATTCGGTTACTTGAAAGATG TGAAGACGGTCCCACGCTCAAAAAGCAACATTGAGGTGGATTCAAAAGGCTGCTCGATGCCTGTACCAGCGCGGTCCTCTTCCCTCAAACCCTCCACCAAAAG AAACGAGTGGGAGCCCCCGGATAAGAAAGTCGACACCAGGAAGTACCGCGCGGAGCCCAAGAGCATCTTTGAGTACGAGCCGGGGAAATCATCAGTGCTCAAGCTGGAGAGGACG GATGTAAGTCCAGAAGATGTAGATTTAGAGAATGAGCCTTGGTATAAATTCTTTTCAGAGATGGAGTTTGACAAAGCG AGTGCCCCCTCCTTCACTCCCCTGGAAACAGCCTCTGACCTGCAGAAGTA CTCCTCAAGTAAGTCTGGACACAGCGAGGTGGAGAAGGACGGTGGATCACCCCAGAGCGAGCCAGCGGCTCCAGAAAATGAACGCCATGTTTACAAAAGTGTCCTGGAGGGCGGTGACATTCCCTTCCAAGGCCTGCGGGCCTTAAACAAGCGCCATGGTAGCACCTCGTCCTCGAAAG ACTCATCCCCAGTGCATGGGGACAGCCCGGACGAAGTGCTGCGTCGACGCCATGGGGACAAAGAG AAAATCTTGGAAGAGCAGCGGCGGCTGAAGCGAGAACAGGAAGAGGCTGACACGGCATCCAGGCGACACACAGGCATTGTCCCGACTCACCACCAGTTTATCACCAACGAGCGCTTCGGGGACCTGCTTAACATCACAGATAACACGGAGAAAAGGAAGTCGGGCGTAGAG CAGAGGAGTCCGGCCATGGCTCGCTTTGACTTCAGGGCAGAAAGTGTTAA GGAGCTGCCGTTTCAGAAAGGAGACATTGTTTACATCATTCGACAGGTGGATCAAAACTGGTATGAAGGGGAACACCACGGCAGAGTGGGCATTTTCCCTCAGAGCTATGTGGAG ctacttcctgtcacaGAGAAGGCCCAGCCGAAGAAAAGTGTCccggtgcaggtgctggagtaCGGAGAGGCAGTGGCTCGCTTCAACTTCAGTGGGGACACTGTGGTGGAAATGTCTTTTAGAAAG GGAGAGAGGATCACGCTCATTCGCAGAGTGGATGAAAACTGGTATGAGGGCAAAATCTCAGGCACCAATCGTCAGGGCATCTTTCCCGTCACCTACGTGGAAGTGTTGCGAAGACCCCGTGTCAAAAATGGCGTGGAGTACATGGACCCTCCTGCCAGCCCTTCTCCACAGCGCAGCCTCAATGCCTCTCCTCAG TTTTTGAGGAATGAGGTGGACCATCAcggcaggagctccaggagcccTGTGATGCTGTTCGACATCCAAGAGAACAACAACGTCAACTCGTTTGCC CAACCCCAGTCCCACAGTAGCAGCCCAGAGCCCAGCCGTCTCCACTGTGGAAT TTTCCAGGCTATGTACAGCTACGTACCACAGAACGAGgatgagctggagctgaaggagggcgATCTAGTCAGCGTGATGGAGAAATGTGACGACGGCTGGTTTGTCG GTACCTCAAAGAGGACTAAACAGTTTGGGACATTTCCTGGGAATTATGTGAAGGAGGTGAAACTGTAA
- the sorbs1 gene encoding sorbin and SH3 domain-containing protein 1 isoform X2 translates to MRSSKLGCKTLEAPDVPVVCRQTPRCALYQASPEEGSIRPSASLVPSGPRAVGAVRITPVGAMKGSPDLIPAADLDPSRVSKGRGVVTLRATLVHIDDEGHITEKPNTFTTPRDWTSRINGDSSKPGLAEGQRDITTELPPVNSLQYQVYSPEPINQFPTPSSADPQICITSGSSSVYPCTSTVNPTIVLLQHNREQNKHLSHSRDPTPERDKSPDPGRDSVSPGPDMDWTRTRLPLHSPPLNRPVAPVRNTEKSKDWYKTMFKQIHKIPESIEENPYRPSYIFPENYDVQVKSKDDGPSPFGYLKDVKTVPRSKSNIEVDSKGCSMPVPARSSSLKPSTKRNEWEPPDKKVDTRKYRAEPKSIFEYEPGKSSVLKLERTDVSPEDVDLENEPWYKFFSEMEFDKASAPSFTPLETASDLQKYSSSKSGHSEVEKDGGSPQSEPAAPENERHVYKSVLEGGDIPFQGLRALNKRHGSTSSSKDSSPVHGDSPDEVLRRRHGDKEKILEEQRRLKREQEEADTASRRHTGIVPTHHQFITNERFGDLLNITDNTEKRKSGVEQRSPAMARFDFRAESVKELPFQKGDIVYIIRQVDQNWYEGEHHGRVGIFPQSYVELLPVTEKAQPKKSVPVQVLEYGEAVARFNFSGDTVVEMSFRKGERITLIRRVDENWYEGKISGTNRQGIFPVTYVEVLRRPRVKNGVEYMDPPASPSPQRSLNASPQLIRNRLTTSPLPLPRSHRRSVSPEVHAISSEWISLTVGGGSPPAAPTPPLPPLPTVSYRCGEYLPPPYSASPVPPITGSPYCISPGASPAASPLPPPHPPRPNSTTPFLTFTPPQVEEFLLSPPSPHLSRGMSPCSGPVLEGWLRGEKDLTEGDVTEGERAHAAQGNKPNGPAEFLRNEVDHHGRSSRSPVMLFDIQENNNVNSFAQPQSHSSSPEPSRLHCGIFQAMYSYVPQNEDELELKEGDLVSVMEKCDDGWFVGTSKRTKQFGTFPGNYVKEVKL, encoded by the exons ATGAGATCCTCAAAGCTCGGCTGCAAAACTCTGGAGGCTCCAGACGTTCCAGTTGTCTGCAGACAGACGCCTCGCTGCGCACTTTATCAA GCCTCTCCAGAAGAGGGCAGCATAAGGCCGAGCGCTTCTCTCG TCCCGTCAGGCCCTCGAGCAGTTGGCGCCGTGAGGATCACACCTGTGGGCGCCATGAAAGGCTCTCCGGACCTCATTCCTGCAGCAG ATTTAGACCCCAGCAGAGTGAGCAAAGGGAGGGGTGTCGTCACTCTGAGGGCCACCCTCGTCCACATCGACGATGAAGGTCACATCACCGAAAAGCCAAACACCTTCACGACACCAA GGGACTGGACAAGCCGGATTAATGGTGACAGCTCCAAACCGGGGCTGGCGGAGGGGCAGAGGGACATAACAACTGAGCTGCCTCCTGTAAACAGCCTTCAGTACCAG GTGTATTCACCAGAACCCATCAACCAATTCCCGACCCCATCATCCGCCGACCCTCAGATCTGCATCACATCGGGTTCCAGCTCTGTTTATCCCTGCACCAGCACCGTTAACCCCACCatcgtgctgctgcagcacaacagAG agcagaacaAGCACCTTTCTCATTCCAGAG ATCCGACCCCAGAAAGGGACAAAAGTCCTGATCCCGGTAGAGACTCGGTCAGTCCGGGGCCTGACATGGACTGGACCAGAACGCGGCTGCCGCtgcactctcctcctctcaacaGACCCGTGGCGCCCGTACGG AACACTGAAAAATCCAAGGACTGGTACAAGACAATGTTCAAACAGATACACAAGATACCTG AGTCCATTGAGGAAAACCCTTATCGCCCCTCCTACATTTTCCCTGAGAACTATGACGTTCAGGTGAAATCAAAAG ACGATGGTCCCAGTCCATTCGGTTACTTGAAAGATG TGAAGACGGTCCCACGCTCAAAAAGCAACATTGAGGTGGATTCAAAAGGCTGCTCGATGCCTGTACCAGCGCGGTCCTCTTCCCTCAAACCCTCCACCAAAAG AAACGAGTGGGAGCCCCCGGATAAGAAAGTCGACACCAGGAAGTACCGCGCGGAGCCCAAGAGCATCTTTGAGTACGAGCCGGGGAAATCATCAGTGCTCAAGCTGGAGAGGACG GATGTAAGTCCAGAAGATGTAGATTTAGAGAATGAGCCTTGGTATAAATTCTTTTCAGAGATGGAGTTTGACAAAGCG AGTGCCCCCTCCTTCACTCCCCTGGAAACAGCCTCTGACCTGCAGAAGTA CTCCTCAAGTAAGTCTGGACACAGCGAGGTGGAGAAGGACGGTGGATCACCCCAGAGCGAGCCAGCGGCTCCAGAAAATGAACGCCATGTTTACAAAAGTGTCCTGGAGGGCGGTGACATTCCCTTCCAAGGCCTGCGGGCCTTAAACAAGCGCCATGGTAGCACCTCGTCCTCGAAAG ACTCATCCCCAGTGCATGGGGACAGCCCGGACGAAGTGCTGCGTCGACGCCATGGGGACAAAGAG AAAATCTTGGAAGAGCAGCGGCGGCTGAAGCGAGAACAGGAAGAGGCTGACACGGCATCCAGGCGACACACAGGCATTGTCCCGACTCACCACCAGTTTATCACCAACGAGCGCTTCGGGGACCTGCTTAACATCACAGATAACACGGAGAAAAGGAAGTCGGGCGTAGAG CAGAGGAGTCCGGCCATGGCTCGCTTTGACTTCAGGGCAGAAAGTGTTAA GGAGCTGCCGTTTCAGAAAGGAGACATTGTTTACATCATTCGACAGGTGGATCAAAACTGGTATGAAGGGGAACACCACGGCAGAGTGGGCATTTTCCCTCAGAGCTATGTGGAG ctacttcctgtcacaGAGAAGGCCCAGCCGAAGAAAAGTGTCccggtgcaggtgctggagtaCGGAGAGGCAGTGGCTCGCTTCAACTTCAGTGGGGACACTGTGGTGGAAATGTCTTTTAGAAAG GGAGAGAGGATCACGCTCATTCGCAGAGTGGATGAAAACTGGTATGAGGGCAAAATCTCAGGCACCAATCGTCAGGGCATCTTTCCCGTCACCTACGTGGAAGTGTTGCGAAGACCCCGTGTCAAAAATGGCGTGGAGTACATGGACCCTCCTGCCAGCCCTTCTCCACAGCGCAGCCTCAATGCCTCTCCTCAG CTGATTCGCAATCGCCTGACAACCTCCCCCTtgcccctccctcgctcccatCGCCGCTCCGTGTCCCCAGAGGTCCACGCCATCTCCTCTGAGTGGATCTCCCTGACTGTGGGAGGCGGTAGCCCGCCCGCCGCTCCCACGCCCCCCCTCCCGCCGCTGCCCACAGTGTCCTACCGCTGTGGCGAATATTTGCCTCCACCCTATTCTGCCAGCCCTGTGCCCCCAATCACAGGAAGCCCTTACTGCATCTCCCCTGGGGCCTCCCCGGCCGCCTCCCCACTTCCCCCGCCTCATCCACCCAGGCCAAActccaccacacccttcctcaccttcacaccacctcaagtggaggagttcCTGCTCTCCCCGCCGTCCCCGCATCTGTCACGCGGTATGAGTCCCTGCAGCGGACCGGTTCTGGAGGGATGGCTTAGGGGGGAGAAAGACTTAACCGAAGGGGATGtcacagagggggagagggccCACGCAGCACAGGGCAACAAGCCAAACGGCCCCGCAGAG TTTTTGAGGAATGAGGTGGACCATCAcggcaggagctccaggagcccTGTGATGCTGTTCGACATCCAAGAGAACAACAACGTCAACTCGTTTGCC CAACCCCAGTCCCACAGTAGCAGCCCAGAGCCCAGCCGTCTCCACTGTGGAAT TTTCCAGGCTATGTACAGCTACGTACCACAGAACGAGgatgagctggagctgaaggagggcgATCTAGTCAGCGTGATGGAGAAATGTGACGACGGCTGGTTTGTCG GTACCTCAAAGAGGACTAAACAGTTTGGGACATTTCCTGGGAATTATGTGAAGGAGGTGAAACTGTAA
- the sorbs1 gene encoding sorbin and SH3 domain-containing protein 1 isoform X7 has protein sequence MKGSPDLIPAADLDPSRVSKGRGVVTLRATLVHIDDEGHITEKPNTFTTPRDWTSRINGDSSKPGLAEGQRDITTELPPVNSLQYQVYSPEPINQFPTPSSADPQICITSGSSSVYPCTSTVNPTIVLLQHNRAEQNKHLSHSRDPTPERDKSPDPGRDSVSPGPDMDWTRTRLPLHSPPLNRPVAPVRNTEKSKDWYKTMFKQIHKIPESIEENPYRPSYIFPENYDVQVKSKDDGPSPFGYLKDVKTVPRSKSNIEVDSKGCSMPVPARSSSLKPSTKRNEWEPPDKKVDTRKYRAEPKSIFEYEPGKSSVLKLERTDVSPEDVDLENEPWYKFFSEMEFDKASAPSFTPLETASDLQKYSSSKSGHSEVEKDGGSPQSEPAAPENERHVYKSVLEGGDIPFQGLRALNKRHGSTSSSKDSSPVHGDSPDEVLRRRHGDKEKILEEQRRLKREQEEADTASRRHTGIVPTHHQFITNERFGDLLNITDNTEKRKSGVEQRSPAMARFDFRAESVKELPFQKGDIVYIIRQVDQNWYEGEHHGRVGIFPQSYVELLPVTEKAQPKKSVPVQVLEYGEAVARFNFSGDTVVEMSFRKGERITLIRRVDENWYEGKISGTNRQGIFPVTYVEVLRRPRVKNGVEYMDPPASPSPQRSLNASPQLIRNRLTTSPLPLPRSHRRSVSPEVHAISSEWISLTVGGGSPPAAPTPPLPPLPTVSYRCGEYLPPPYSASPVPPITGSPYCISPGASPAASPLPPPHPPRPNSTTPFLTFTPPQVEEFLLSPPSPHLSRGMSPCSGPVLEGWLRGEKDLTEGDVTEGERAHAAQGNKPNGPAEFLRNEVDHHGRSSRSPVMLFDIQENNNVNSFAQPQSHSSSPEPSRLHCGIFQAMYSYVPQNEDELELKEGDLVSVMEKCDDGWFVGTSKRTKQFGTFPGNYVKEVKL, from the exons ATGAAAGGCTCTCCGGACCTCATTCCTGCAGCAG ATTTAGACCCCAGCAGAGTGAGCAAAGGGAGGGGTGTCGTCACTCTGAGGGCCACCCTCGTCCACATCGACGATGAAGGTCACATCACCGAAAAGCCAAACACCTTCACGACACCAA GGGACTGGACAAGCCGGATTAATGGTGACAGCTCCAAACCGGGGCTGGCGGAGGGGCAGAGGGACATAACAACTGAGCTGCCTCCTGTAAACAGCCTTCAGTACCAG GTGTATTCACCAGAACCCATCAACCAATTCCCGACCCCATCATCCGCCGACCCTCAGATCTGCATCACATCGGGTTCCAGCTCTGTTTATCCCTGCACCAGCACCGTTAACCCCACCatcgtgctgctgcagcacaacagAG cagagcagaacaAGCACCTTTCTCATTCCAGAG ATCCGACCCCAGAAAGGGACAAAAGTCCTGATCCCGGTAGAGACTCGGTCAGTCCGGGGCCTGACATGGACTGGACCAGAACGCGGCTGCCGCtgcactctcctcctctcaacaGACCCGTGGCGCCCGTACGG AACACTGAAAAATCCAAGGACTGGTACAAGACAATGTTCAAACAGATACACAAGATACCTG AGTCCATTGAGGAAAACCCTTATCGCCCCTCCTACATTTTCCCTGAGAACTATGACGTTCAGGTGAAATCAAAAG ACGATGGTCCCAGTCCATTCGGTTACTTGAAAGATG TGAAGACGGTCCCACGCTCAAAAAGCAACATTGAGGTGGATTCAAAAGGCTGCTCGATGCCTGTACCAGCGCGGTCCTCTTCCCTCAAACCCTCCACCAAAAG AAACGAGTGGGAGCCCCCGGATAAGAAAGTCGACACCAGGAAGTACCGCGCGGAGCCCAAGAGCATCTTTGAGTACGAGCCGGGGAAATCATCAGTGCTCAAGCTGGAGAGGACG GATGTAAGTCCAGAAGATGTAGATTTAGAGAATGAGCCTTGGTATAAATTCTTTTCAGAGATGGAGTTTGACAAAGCG AGTGCCCCCTCCTTCACTCCCCTGGAAACAGCCTCTGACCTGCAGAAGTA CTCCTCAAGTAAGTCTGGACACAGCGAGGTGGAGAAGGACGGTGGATCACCCCAGAGCGAGCCAGCGGCTCCAGAAAATGAACGCCATGTTTACAAAAGTGTCCTGGAGGGCGGTGACATTCCCTTCCAAGGCCTGCGGGCCTTAAACAAGCGCCATGGTAGCACCTCGTCCTCGAAAG ACTCATCCCCAGTGCATGGGGACAGCCCGGACGAAGTGCTGCGTCGACGCCATGGGGACAAAGAG AAAATCTTGGAAGAGCAGCGGCGGCTGAAGCGAGAACAGGAAGAGGCTGACACGGCATCCAGGCGACACACAGGCATTGTCCCGACTCACCACCAGTTTATCACCAACGAGCGCTTCGGGGACCTGCTTAACATCACAGATAACACGGAGAAAAGGAAGTCGGGCGTAGAG CAGAGGAGTCCGGCCATGGCTCGCTTTGACTTCAGGGCAGAAAGTGTTAA GGAGCTGCCGTTTCAGAAAGGAGACATTGTTTACATCATTCGACAGGTGGATCAAAACTGGTATGAAGGGGAACACCACGGCAGAGTGGGCATTTTCCCTCAGAGCTATGTGGAG ctacttcctgtcacaGAGAAGGCCCAGCCGAAGAAAAGTGTCccggtgcaggtgctggagtaCGGAGAGGCAGTGGCTCGCTTCAACTTCAGTGGGGACACTGTGGTGGAAATGTCTTTTAGAAAG GGAGAGAGGATCACGCTCATTCGCAGAGTGGATGAAAACTGGTATGAGGGCAAAATCTCAGGCACCAATCGTCAGGGCATCTTTCCCGTCACCTACGTGGAAGTGTTGCGAAGACCCCGTGTCAAAAATGGCGTGGAGTACATGGACCCTCCTGCCAGCCCTTCTCCACAGCGCAGCCTCAATGCCTCTCCTCAG CTGATTCGCAATCGCCTGACAACCTCCCCCTtgcccctccctcgctcccatCGCCGCTCCGTGTCCCCAGAGGTCCACGCCATCTCCTCTGAGTGGATCTCCCTGACTGTGGGAGGCGGTAGCCCGCCCGCCGCTCCCACGCCCCCCCTCCCGCCGCTGCCCACAGTGTCCTACCGCTGTGGCGAATATTTGCCTCCACCCTATTCTGCCAGCCCTGTGCCCCCAATCACAGGAAGCCCTTACTGCATCTCCCCTGGGGCCTCCCCGGCCGCCTCCCCACTTCCCCCGCCTCATCCACCCAGGCCAAActccaccacacccttcctcaccttcacaccacctcaagtggaggagttcCTGCTCTCCCCGCCGTCCCCGCATCTGTCACGCGGTATGAGTCCCTGCAGCGGACCGGTTCTGGAGGGATGGCTTAGGGGGGAGAAAGACTTAACCGAAGGGGATGtcacagagggggagagggccCACGCAGCACAGGGCAACAAGCCAAACGGCCCCGCAGAG TTTTTGAGGAATGAGGTGGACCATCAcggcaggagctccaggagcccTGTGATGCTGTTCGACATCCAAGAGAACAACAACGTCAACTCGTTTGCC CAACCCCAGTCCCACAGTAGCAGCCCAGAGCCCAGCCGTCTCCACTGTGGAAT TTTCCAGGCTATGTACAGCTACGTACCACAGAACGAGgatgagctggagctgaaggagggcgATCTAGTCAGCGTGATGGAGAAATGTGACGACGGCTGGTTTGTCG GTACCTCAAAGAGGACTAAACAGTTTGGGACATTTCCTGGGAATTATGTGAAGGAGGTGAAACTGTAA